One Novipirellula caenicola genomic region harbors:
- a CDS encoding aldo/keto reductase, translating into MNNEKPIVLGLWPIAGVTTVGVTRSDAEATIAAAIELGVTVFDTAFSYGYDGESDKLLRPFLAKDRDRFKVIGKVGQRWSSDRQRIVDGTAESLTADAEESLRRLGIDCFDVLMLHSPDPKVAIETSAAAMAQLQRRGLCKRTGVSNVTPTQRAQFAAVVRCDAIECPLNLLQRDSLDQLIPEASADGGEVYVFWTLMKGLLAGKIKRDHVFAKGDSRPGYPIFQGKARERTHQILDQMQELGERVDRSVAQLSIGWAVSQPGVIAALVGARRPEQIRETCTATRLPPEIVAELDRIVASTNAEASEVDS; encoded by the coding sequence ATGAATAACGAAAAACCAATCGTCCTGGGGCTGTGGCCGATCGCGGGTGTCACCACGGTGGGCGTCACCCGCAGCGACGCGGAAGCCACCATCGCTGCCGCGATCGAATTGGGGGTGACCGTATTTGATACTGCGTTCAGCTACGGCTATGACGGCGAGAGCGACAAGCTTTTGCGGCCGTTTCTGGCCAAAGATCGCGACCGTTTCAAAGTGATCGGAAAAGTGGGCCAGCGATGGTCGTCGGATCGGCAACGCATCGTTGATGGGACCGCCGAATCGCTCACCGCCGATGCCGAAGAATCGCTACGTCGATTGGGGATCGATTGCTTTGATGTGTTGATGTTGCATTCGCCGGATCCGAAGGTCGCAATCGAAACCTCAGCCGCTGCGATGGCCCAACTGCAGCGACGAGGACTCTGTAAACGCACCGGGGTCAGTAATGTGACGCCGACGCAACGAGCCCAATTTGCAGCGGTCGTTCGCTGCGATGCGATCGAGTGTCCGCTGAATCTGTTACAGCGGGATTCGCTCGATCAATTGATCCCCGAGGCGAGTGCCGATGGCGGCGAGGTCTACGTGTTTTGGACGCTGATGAAAGGTTTGTTGGCGGGCAAGATCAAACGCGACCATGTGTTCGCCAAAGGAGATAGCCGGCCGGGTTACCCAATTTTTCAGGGCAAGGCGCGTGAGCGAACGCATCAGATATTGGATCAAATGCAGGAGCTTGGCGAACGCGTCGACCGTAGCGTGGCCCAATTGTCAATCGGTTGGGCCGTCTCGCAGCCCGGCGTTATCGCCGCACTCGTCGGGGCGCGTCGGCCCGAGCAGATACGTGAAACGTGTACCGCCACACGGTTGCCACCCGAGATTGTCGCGGAGCTCGACCGCATCGTCGCATCGACCAATGCTGAGGCAAGTGAAGTAGACAGCTAA
- a CDS encoding BBP7 family outer membrane beta-barrel protein: MSFAQQGASSVGDLPGYDEDAYFADESTYQQQVSEVAPASHANRYESSQDYEASQAYEEAPAHYDAEPAYVAPIANDLQPVAFLDGHRLKNLRGSMGYQSACDGGCGGSCGQAGCGMGYSGGCDAGCSGSCGGQCGRRGALHRLGLGSMFGCESNTWAQTEALLWFTQDRDMPALITTAEPGEFPFGDGATTVFGDDINGELSGGFRSDIGKYFTKNVGLGGRFWILAENQDSFYGEGDGSDRTIGRPYFNTDTGGMDAFFVAADNVAGPSGAANFSGAIAAESSLDLLGAEGYARINLGGSRSSKVELIGGYTHFSIDDTLRMSSFSVNRDTGDVTNYNDSFDMENRFNGGQVGFEMSVRRGRWTARSLTKVHLGNMNQTANIAGSTQFGPIGSNPAVLSGGALALDNQGTYERDVFSFIPEANFKLGYQFRPNVALSVGYSFLYFDNVALAGDVVDPIFDGTTNATGGPFGGRAFQFDDSSLWVQGIDLGVIINL; encoded by the coding sequence GTGAGCTTTGCTCAACAGGGTGCTTCGAGTGTTGGCGATCTTCCAGGCTACGACGAAGACGCTTATTTTGCCGACGAAAGCACTTACCAACAACAGGTGAGTGAAGTCGCTCCGGCATCGCATGCGAATCGCTACGAGTCGTCGCAAGACTACGAGGCTTCGCAAGCGTACGAAGAAGCCCCTGCACACTACGACGCCGAGCCTGCCTATGTGGCTCCGATCGCAAACGATCTGCAACCGGTGGCATTCTTGGATGGCCATCGTTTGAAAAATCTTCGCGGCTCGATGGGTTATCAATCCGCTTGTGACGGCGGTTGCGGTGGCAGCTGTGGCCAAGCCGGTTGTGGCATGGGCTACAGCGGCGGATGTGATGCCGGTTGCAGCGGTAGCTGTGGTGGCCAATGCGGTCGCCGCGGTGCTCTTCACCGTCTGGGGCTGGGATCCATGTTCGGTTGCGAAAGCAATACATGGGCCCAAACCGAAGCCTTGTTGTGGTTCACACAAGACCGCGACATGCCAGCTTTGATCACCACCGCAGAACCAGGTGAGTTTCCCTTTGGTGATGGCGCGACGACGGTCTTTGGTGACGACATCAACGGCGAATTGTCGGGTGGTTTCCGAAGCGACATTGGCAAGTACTTCACCAAGAACGTCGGCCTCGGTGGTCGCTTTTGGATCCTTGCTGAAAACCAAGATTCGTTCTACGGCGAAGGTGACGGTAGCGATCGCACGATCGGTCGTCCGTACTTCAACACCGACACCGGCGGCATGGACGCATTTTTTGTCGCAGCAGACAACGTTGCTGGTCCTTCGGGGGCTGCAAACTTCTCCGGTGCAATCGCCGCCGAAAGCTCGCTGGACCTGCTTGGTGCCGAAGGTTACGCTCGCATCAATCTGGGCGGCAGCCGCTCCAGCAAGGTTGAATTGATCGGAGGTTACACTCACTTCAGCATCGACGACACCTTGCGAATGAGCAGCTTCAGCGTGAACCGCGACACCGGTGACGTGACCAACTACAACGACTCGTTCGACATGGAAAACCGCTTCAACGGTGGACAAGTTGGTTTCGAAATGAGCGTCCGTCGTGGTCGTTGGACCGCCCGTTCGCTGACCAAGGTTCACTTGGGTAACATGAACCAAACCGCCAACATTGCAGGTTCGACCCAGTTCGGTCCGATCGGCAGCAACCCTGCCGTGCTTTCTGGTGGTGCTCTGGCTTTGGACAACCAAGGCACTTACGAGCGAGACGTGTTCTCCTTCATCCCCGAAGCGAACTTCAAGCTCGGTTACCAGTTCCGCCCCAACGTTGCACTTAGCGTCGGCTACTCGTTCCTGTACTTTGACAATGTTGCCTTGGCTGGTGACGTCGTCGATCCGATCTTCGATGGAACGACCAACGCCACCGGCGGCCCGTTTGGTGGTCGAGCCTTCCAATTTGATGATTCAAGCCTCTGGGTTCAAGGAATCGACCTAGGTGTGATCATCAACCTCTAA
- a CDS encoding preprotein translocase subunit SecA, producing MDSKQTHAASATDPATNDAAADNNPGHGKTSHHTPVAATQESMKVSLTDPHPPLQGDSPPQGDLLQSAILDPASPNSELHSSESSPSVPPHPEPEPERKPATSARHIGGTHKALSPYSKQGLSPRMIRWRRKLAQINALEPILKAEDDLSLRKRSLALRYRAMAGEKLSTLLPEGYALVREAGRRALSMRHYDVQIIGGISLFEGCIAEMQTGEGKTLTASLPLYLHSLTGKGAHLATVNDYLAKRDAEWMRPLFELLGVTVGIIQTQDDQKSRRESYSCAITYGTAKEFGFDFLRDRLLLRAQNRLQTEMLGDGGGGFSGSGDQIVMRGMHFCLVDEADSILIDEARTPLIIGSIEDTVRDQIVETYRWAAENAPSFELDEHFEIDDDTKQYELTARGRQKVRALPKSDLVRTMGLVDLYEYIERSIKVHREFLLNRQYVVKPNEKGIDEIVIVDEFTGRLAEGRKWRDGIHQAIEAKENIEISVPTGQAARITVQDLFLRYPHLAGMTGTAATSARELRRIYRTPVIPVPTNRPPKRKRLADRVFGTMQAKFEAVVKEVQEVHAQGRPVLIGTRSIDKSMIVSRLLDELGIEHKVLNANNVEMEAEIVSAAGERGKVTVATNMAGRGTDIKLADAIEAMGGMHVICTELHDAARIDRQLIGRCGRQGDQGSYRQYLSLDDDILKGGLGPARAAKLKEKGIAKPGAMDHYAKLFGKAQRKVERKHFRDRMVLMHHEKERKKMQREIGQDPYLDTPD from the coding sequence ATGGACAGCAAGCAGACCCACGCGGCATCCGCAACGGATCCGGCCACCAACGACGCCGCAGCGGACAACAACCCTGGACACGGGAAAACATCCCACCACACTCCCGTCGCCGCGACGCAGGAATCCATGAAAGTCTCGCTCACTGACCCCCACCCGCCGCTGCAGGGCGATTCACCGCCGCAAGGGGATCTGCTGCAGAGTGCCATCTTGGACCCAGCGTCCCCAAATTCCGAGCTCCACAGTTCCGAGTCCTCCCCATCGGTGCCGCCGCATCCGGAACCGGAACCCGAGCGCAAACCTGCCACCAGCGCTCGTCACATCGGCGGCACTCACAAGGCGCTCTCGCCCTATTCCAAGCAAGGGCTTAGCCCTCGCATGATTCGCTGGCGTCGTAAATTGGCTCAGATCAATGCACTCGAACCGATTTTAAAAGCCGAAGATGACCTCTCGCTGCGAAAACGATCGCTTGCACTGCGTTATCGAGCGATGGCGGGCGAAAAGCTTTCCACGCTGTTGCCCGAAGGCTATGCCCTCGTTCGCGAAGCAGGCCGGCGAGCGTTGTCGATGCGGCACTACGACGTGCAGATCATCGGCGGCATCTCATTGTTCGAAGGCTGTATCGCCGAAATGCAGACCGGGGAAGGCAAAACGTTGACCGCGTCGCTGCCGCTGTACCTGCACTCATTGACAGGAAAAGGGGCTCACTTGGCCACGGTCAATGATTACTTGGCCAAACGTGACGCCGAGTGGATGCGGCCGCTGTTTGAACTGCTCGGCGTGACCGTCGGGATCATTCAGACGCAGGATGACCAGAAATCTCGCCGCGAATCCTATAGTTGCGCGATCACCTACGGAACGGCCAAGGAATTTGGCTTCGATTTCTTGCGAGATCGGCTGTTATTGCGAGCCCAAAATCGTTTGCAAACCGAGATGCTTGGCGATGGCGGTGGCGGGTTCTCGGGCAGCGGCGACCAAATCGTGATGCGAGGCATGCATTTCTGTTTGGTTGACGAGGCCGACAGCATTTTGATTGACGAAGCGCGGACGCCGCTGATCATCGGCAGTATCGAAGACACCGTTCGCGACCAAATCGTCGAAACCTATCGCTGGGCCGCCGAAAACGCCCCCAGCTTTGAATTGGACGAGCATTTCGAGATCGATGACGACACCAAACAGTACGAATTGACCGCTCGGGGACGGCAAAAAGTCCGCGCGCTTCCCAAAAGCGACCTCGTTCGCACGATGGGGCTGGTCGATTTGTACGAGTACATCGAACGCTCGATCAAAGTCCATCGCGAGTTCCTGTTGAACCGCCAATATGTGGTCAAACCGAACGAAAAAGGGATCGATGAAATCGTGATCGTCGACGAATTCACCGGCCGGCTCGCCGAAGGACGCAAATGGCGGGACGGGATTCATCAAGCGATCGAAGCCAAAGAGAACATCGAAATCAGCGTCCCCACCGGCCAGGCGGCTCGGATCACCGTTCAAGACCTGTTTCTACGTTACCCACATCTGGCCGGGATGACCGGGACCGCCGCCACCAGCGCCCGTGAATTGCGACGTATCTATCGGACTCCGGTGATCCCGGTTCCCACCAACCGGCCTCCCAAACGTAAACGACTGGCCGATCGTGTGTTTGGAACGATGCAAGCAAAATTCGAAGCGGTCGTCAAAGAGGTCCAAGAGGTCCATGCGCAAGGACGCCCGGTGTTGATTGGAACGCGATCCATCGACAAGAGCATGATCGTTTCTCGATTGCTCGACGAGCTTGGGATCGAACACAAAGTGCTGAATGCGAACAATGTCGAAATGGAAGCCGAGATCGTTTCGGCGGCTGGCGAACGAGGCAAAGTGACCGTGGCGACCAACATGGCGGGGCGTGGTACCGATATCAAATTGGCCGACGCGATCGAAGCGATGGGCGGAATGCACGTGATCTGTACCGAACTGCATGATGCCGCGCGGATCGACCGCCAATTGATCGGCCGCTGTGGTCGACAAGGCGACCAGGGCTCGTATCGCCAATACCTGTCGTTGGACGACGACATCCTCAAAGGAGGACTCGGCCCGGCTCGAGCGGCGAAGTTGAAGGAAAAGGGGATCGCCAAACCTGGGGCGATGGACCATTACGCGAAACTGTTCGGCAAGGCACAGCGAAAGGTCGAACGCAAACATTTCCGCGACCGCATGGTGCTGATGCATCACGAAAAAGAACGCAAGAAAATGCAGCGTGAAATCGGGCAAGATCCGT